A window of Pedobacter lusitanus contains these coding sequences:
- a CDS encoding DUF4142 domain-containing protein, with the protein MENLRNYAIIAIAICTIAMCSTENAPAENKDYICRPADSLNTEHFIKQMSASNAKELSLSKLAKKRSRNSKVREYATRVMDACILANSDLAPFAILKNIKMPDSVTIDSDNSYTTLQQSGRADFDKEYLSMITDSHNQAIALLTNMAMARDTAISSFADKHLPVFRRHLDEGNYLSRHLHRKMKTS; encoded by the coding sequence ATGGAAAATCTGAGAAACTATGCTATTATCGCAATAGCAATATGTACCATTGCAATGTGCAGTACAGAAAATGCCCCGGCAGAAAATAAAGATTATATATGCCGACCCGCAGACTCACTCAATACGGAGCATTTTATAAAGCAAATGTCAGCCAGCAATGCGAAAGAATTAAGTCTTTCAAAGCTCGCAAAAAAAAGATCCCGAAACTCGAAAGTCAGGGAATACGCCACCCGGGTTATGGATGCATGCATCCTTGCTAATTCGGATCTTGCCCCATTTGCTATATTAAAGAACATCAAAATGCCGGATTCGGTAACCATTGATTCTGATAACTCTTACACTACATTACAACAGTCTGGACGGGCAGATTTTGACAAAGAGTATTTATCAATGATCACTGATAGTCATAATCAGGCTATCGCTTTATTAACCAATATGGCAATGGCCCGCGATACTGCCATATCATCATTTGCAGATAAACATTTACCTGTATTCAGAAGACATCTCGATGAGGGTAATTATCTAAGCCGGCATCTGCATCGCAAAATGAAAACAAGTTAA